Proteins co-encoded in one Halorussus lipolyticus genomic window:
- a CDS encoding DolP-mannose mannosyltransferase, whose product MGETAGQVSPDRPGGLLVVPFVVASLLQLRATLPVLTARRPPLGVDAWVFEYAGLISLQGSLPYVHIWDVKPPLTYATASGLAALAGGDPLVTHQLNVLVMGGLLVGVVTLASLLTYELTDDRTAGVVSGLAVPTFSLFYTFPAYGLRPKMYVMFFGLLGVYLCYRRRPFWSGLSAAAAAGYWQLGIVFPLLVVGLTVQHSRQRDLGRVVAGMVTVTALAVAPYVLAGEVTALLNQVVFAQLFASESGTVLHRTLRARNMLGRASLFGALGCLGVVWAALRSRETWWVAAGTGLYLVQILELDLDGPPDLLPLYLFLAVGVGLLVSQASETDFGYDGVPAVIAGVVVVAAVGLILGDLWALRGVEIVQYSAPQDLSDLYWQAEIAESCHLRMSHTEEVYLETIGAERSSACGQTPSWKYL is encoded by the coding sequence ATGGGAGAAACTGCCGGGCAGGTCTCTCCGGACCGGCCCGGCGGCTTGCTCGTCGTGCCGTTCGTCGTGGCGTCACTTCTCCAACTTCGTGCCACGCTCCCCGTACTTACCGCTCGTCGGCCACCGCTCGGCGTGGACGCGTGGGTCTTCGAGTACGCCGGTCTCATCTCGCTCCAAGGTTCCCTCCCATACGTCCACATCTGGGACGTCAAGCCGCCGCTGACCTACGCGACGGCGTCCGGTCTCGCCGCTCTCGCAGGCGGCGACCCGCTCGTCACCCACCAACTGAACGTTCTCGTCATGGGCGGCCTGCTGGTCGGCGTCGTCACGCTCGCGTCGCTACTGACCTACGAACTCACCGACGACAGAACCGCGGGCGTCGTCTCTGGTCTCGCCGTCCCGACGTTCTCGCTGTTCTACACCTTCCCTGCCTACGGACTCCGCCCGAAGATGTACGTCATGTTCTTCGGTCTGCTGGGCGTCTATCTCTGCTATCGAAGGCGACCGTTCTGGAGCGGCCTGTCGGCGGCCGCGGCCGCTGGCTACTGGCAACTCGGTATCGTGTTCCCGCTTCTCGTCGTCGGTCTCACCGTCCAGCACTCCCGACAGCGTGACCTCGGGCGCGTCGTCGCCGGGATGGTGACAGTTACGGCACTCGCTGTCGCCCCGTACGTTCTCGCAGGAGAGGTCACGGCACTGCTGAATCAGGTCGTCTTCGCGCAACTGTTCGCATCAGAGTCCGGCACCGTTCTGCACCGGACACTCCGGGCGCGGAACATGCTCGGACGGGCAAGCCTCTTTGGGGCACTCGGTTGTCTCGGCGTCGTCTGGGCGGCGTTGCGCTCCCGAGAGACGTGGTGGGTCGCGGCGGGAACAGGACTCTATCTCGTCCAAATTCTCGAATTAGACCTCGACGGCCCGCCGGACCTGCTCCCGCTCTACCTGTTCCTCGCCGTCGGCGTCGGACTGCTCGTCTCGCAGGCCTCCGAGACCGACTTCGGCTACGATGGCGTCCCGGCGGTAATCGCTGGTGTGGTCGTCGTCGCCGCCGTCGGCCTGATTCTGGGCGACCTCTGGGCACTCCGCGGCGTCGAAATCGTCCAGTACTCGGCCCCACAAGACCTCTCGGACCTCTACTGGCAGGCCGAGATAGCAGAGTCGTGTCACCTCCGCATGTCGCATACCGAGGAGGTCTACTTGGAGACCATCGGCGCAGAACGGTCGAGTGCGTGCGGTCAGACTCCGTCGTGGAAGTACCTCTGA
- a CDS encoding DUF4330 domain-containing protein, producing the protein MAIIDEKGRLFGKVNVVDAFVLLLVLTVVGVGGAFVLGGGGDSTGADQTATVRMEVTEVQPYVADAISTGPVGSDGVVAVRNKSVGPAIVTVTTANGTLRQREHPRKRTVELSVELDVTGAGDDPTFKGKELEVGRTVTLDLGRVTVEGPITAVGTEE; encoded by the coding sequence ATGGCTATAATCGACGAAAAGGGGCGACTTTTCGGCAAGGTAAACGTGGTCGATGCGTTCGTCCTGCTCCTCGTCCTCACGGTCGTCGGGGTTGGGGGCGCGTTCGTCCTCGGCGGAGGCGGTGATAGCACTGGCGCGGACCAGACCGCGACCGTCCGGATGGAAGTGACGGAGGTCCAACCATACGTGGCCGACGCGATTTCGACCGGACCCGTCGGTAGCGACGGGGTCGTCGCAGTCCGGAACAAGTCGGTCGGTCCCGCCATCGTCACGGTCACGACCGCGAACGGGACACTGCGACAGCGCGAGCATCCCCGCAAACGGACCGTCGAACTCAGCGTCGAACTCGACGTGACCGGGGCGGGCGACGACCCGACGTTCAAGGGGAAAGAGTTGGAAGTCGGACGGACGGTTACGCTCGACCTCGGTCGCGTGACGGTCGAGGGTCCCATCACCGCGGTCGGAACCGAGGAGTGA
- the glmS gene encoding glutamine--fructose-6-phosphate transaminase (isomerizing), translating to MCGIIGYAGQTGDTLDVLLDGLEGLEYRGYDSAGVALSNGDLSVCKREGELYHLQEAVDGALNGPVGIGHTRWSTHGRPSDENAHPHTDCSDDVAVVHNGIIENYSELRAELADRGHEFDSDTDTEVVPHLIEEHLAEDATFEEAFRSAVGRLEGSYALAAVSDDSEAILATRRDSPLVVGVGDDAAYLASDVPAFLDYTDRVVYLEDGEFARLESGSWTVSDAEGKLLDKSISRVEWDAEETAKSGYDHYMLKEIHEQPRALRKCLRGRVDELTGSVDVEALEGLNPDSVQFVACGTSYHAALFGARTLREAGVPAQAFLASEYAVAPPPVPDDTLVVGITQSGETADTLSALREAQRRGVRTLAMTNVVGSTAARECDDALFIRAGPEIGVAATKTFSSQVVACNLLASSLAERGDAREVVQALRDLPGQVQELLDSSRAEAVAERFLDSEGYFFIGRDYNHPVSLESALKMKEITYKHAEGFAAGELKHGPLALVTSETPVFAIVTGDDETTAKTVGNVKEVEARDAPVVAVTDGASEVERYADEVLTIPETHPRIAPVLANVQLQLVAYYVAKKLGRSIDKPRNLAKSVTVE from the coding sequence ATGTGCGGGATAATCGGGTACGCCGGCCAGACTGGGGATACGCTCGACGTGCTCCTCGACGGCCTCGAAGGCCTCGAATACCGGGGCTACGACTCGGCGGGGGTCGCGCTCTCGAACGGCGACCTCTCGGTCTGTAAGCGCGAGGGCGAACTCTACCATCTTCAGGAGGCCGTGGACGGCGCTCTCAACGGCCCGGTCGGTATCGGCCACACGCGATGGAGTACCCACGGCCGGCCGAGCGACGAGAACGCCCACCCGCACACCGACTGCTCGGACGACGTGGCAGTCGTCCACAACGGCATCATCGAGAACTACAGCGAGTTGCGTGCCGAACTCGCCGACCGCGGTCACGAGTTCGACAGCGACACCGACACCGAGGTCGTTCCCCACCTCATCGAGGAGCATCTCGCCGAGGACGCGACCTTCGAGGAGGCCTTCCGGTCTGCGGTCGGCCGACTGGAGGGCAGTTACGCGCTGGCGGCGGTCTCCGACGACTCCGAGGCCATCCTCGCAACGCGGCGGGACTCCCCGCTGGTGGTCGGCGTCGGCGACGACGCGGCCTACCTCGCCAGCGACGTGCCCGCCTTCCTCGATTACACCGACCGGGTGGTCTACCTCGAAGACGGCGAGTTCGCCCGCCTCGAATCCGGGTCGTGGACTGTCTCGGACGCCGAGGGGAAACTGCTCGACAAGTCGATTTCCCGCGTCGAGTGGGACGCCGAGGAGACCGCCAAGAGCGGGTACGACCACTACATGCTCAAGGAGATTCACGAGCAACCCCGCGCCCTCCGGAAATGCCTCCGGGGCCGGGTGGACGAACTCACCGGGTCAGTCGATGTCGAGGCCCTCGAGGGCCTGAACCCCGATTCGGTCCAGTTCGTCGCCTGCGGGACTTCCTACCACGCCGCGCTGTTCGGTGCCCGGACCCTGCGAGAGGCGGGCGTCCCCGCCCAAGCCTTCCTCGCCAGCGAGTACGCCGTCGCACCGCCGCCGGTCCCCGACGACACCCTCGTCGTCGGCATCACCCAGAGCGGCGAAACCGCAGACACCCTGTCGGCGCTCCGCGAGGCCCAGCGCCGGGGCGTCCGGACGCTGGCGATGACCAACGTGGTGGGTTCGACCGCGGCCCGCGAGTGCGACGACGCGCTCTTTATCCGGGCCGGGCCGGAAATCGGGGTCGCGGCGACCAAGACGTTCTCGTCGCAGGTCGTCGCGTGCAACCTGCTGGCGTCCTCGCTCGCCGAACGAGGAGACGCCCGCGAAGTCGTGCAGGCCCTCCGCGATTTGCCCGGACAGGTGCAGGAACTGCTGGACTCCTCGCGGGCGGAGGCGGTCGCCGAGCGGTTCCTCGACAGCGAGGGCTACTTCTTCATCGGGCGTGACTACAACCATCCGGTCTCGCTGGAGTCCGCGCTTAAGATGAAGGAAATAACCTACAAGCACGCCGAGGGGTTCGCCGCGGGCGAGTTGAAACACGGCCCGCTGGCGCTCGTGACGAGCGAGACGCCCGTCTTCGCCATCGTCACCGGCGACGACGAGACCACGGCCAAGACGGTCGGCAACGTCAAGGAGGTCGAAGCGCGCGACGCGCCGGTGGTCGCGGTCACCGACGGGGCCTCGGAGGTCGAACGCTACGCCGACGAGGTGTTGACGATTCCCGAAACTCACCCCCGCATCGCGCCGGTGCTGGCGAACGTCCAGTTGCAGTTGGTGGCCTACTACGTTGCGAAGAAACTGGGCCGGAGTATCGACAAGCCACGGAATCTGGCCAAGAGCGTGACAGTGGAGTAA
- a CDS encoding sugar phosphate nucleotidyltransferase, which translates to MTVRAAVVLAAGEGTRLRPLTRNRPKPMLPAADRPILEHVFDALIGAGIERLHVVVGYKRDRVQDHFGPTYRNVPVNYVAQDKQLGSGHALLQARDAVSQEDGFLVVNGDQVIERQMVADVLDAFEETDGSATLAVTEQADVSHYGAVVMDGDRVVELVEKPETDEYRLLNAGVYAFDPSIFDAIEATPRVQGELALTDTLVRLIEGTDGSGEGVDGDETGRTPPEKATVRGVVTGELWEDATYPWDLLDMSRDLLLHGRVTEPERDDSVWVADSATVHDDATLQGPVVVGPDTEVRPGAVVGPYAALGRNATVGANAVVARSVLDADARVGPNSTLLDCVTGQGVALGAETTVPGGPGDVRVGDTVFEGQRLGAVLADRVRAEGDVSVAPGTLVAPSATLHTGVTVSENISERAEVFR; encoded by the coding sequence ATGACAGTTCGTGCCGCCGTCGTGCTGGCCGCGGGTGAGGGAACCCGACTGCGGCCGTTGACGCGCAACCGCCCGAAACCGATGCTCCCCGCCGCCGACCGGCCGATTCTCGAACACGTCTTCGACGCGCTCATCGGGGCCGGAATCGAGCGTCTCCACGTCGTCGTGGGCTACAAGCGCGACCGGGTGCAGGACCACTTCGGGCCGACCTACCGGAACGTCCCGGTCAACTACGTCGCCCAAGACAAGCAGTTAGGGAGCGGCCACGCTCTCTTGCAGGCCCGCGATGCCGTCTCGCAGGAGGACGGCTTTCTCGTCGTCAACGGCGACCAAGTTATCGAGCGCCAGATGGTCGCCGACGTGCTGGACGCCTTCGAGGAGACCGACGGGAGCGCGACCCTTGCGGTCACGGAGCAGGCGGACGTGTCTCACTACGGCGCGGTCGTGATGGACGGCGACCGAGTAGTCGAGTTGGTCGAGAAGCCCGAAACCGACGAGTACCGACTGCTCAACGCTGGCGTCTACGCCTTCGACCCCTCCATCTTCGACGCAATCGAGGCCACGCCCCGAGTGCAGGGCGAACTCGCGCTGACCGACACGCTGGTCCGACTCATCGAGGGGACCGACGGGAGCGGAGAGGGGGTCGATGGGGACGAAACCGGCCGCACGCCGCCCGAGAAGGCCACCGTCCGGGGCGTCGTCACCGGGGAACTCTGGGAGGACGCCACCTACCCGTGGGACCTGCTGGACATGTCGCGCGACCTCCTGCTCCACGGTCGGGTCACCGAACCCGAGCGCGACGATTCGGTCTGGGTCGCCGACAGCGCCACGGTCCACGACGACGCCACCTTGCAGGGACCGGTCGTGGTCGGTCCCGATACCGAGGTCAGACCCGGTGCGGTCGTGGGTCCCTACGCCGCCCTCGGCCGGAACGCGACGGTCGGCGCGAACGCCGTCGTCGCCCGGTCGGTGCTGGACGCCGACGCCCGCGTCGGCCCGAACTCGACTCTGCTCGACTGCGTGACCGGGCAGGGAGTCGCCTTGGGGGCCGAGACCACGGTCCCCGGCGGTCCCGGCGACGTGCGAGTCGGCGACACCGTTTTCGAGGGCCAGCGACTCGGCGCGGTCCTCGCCGACCGGGTGCGGGCCGAGGGCGACGTGAGCGTCGCGCCCGGCACGCTGGTCGCGCCCAGCGCCACCCTCCACACGGGCGTTACCGTATCCGAAAATATAAGCGAGCGCGCCGAGGTATTCCGTTGA
- a CDS encoding undecaprenyl-diphosphate phosphatase has protein sequence MDRSALIAVVAGALQGVFEWLPISSEGNITVFLTALGSSPEAAVQFSLFLHAGTALSAAAYYRDELRDVLSALPTWRPRSAFDPGDPAVSTGGAPTGGASGRSPAVSERPTLSFLGVATLASGVVGIAAYTTLEHVVSSLTGGAFVALVGLLLVLTGVLQRVADGFQFGGRTDPDLTDAVLVGALQGLAILPGVSRSGTTASALLFRGHDGPSSFRLSFLLSIPAALGAGVLVLLTTGIPSVAPTEAALALATAAVVGYLTIDALMRVVERVPFWGVCIGLGALAMLGGAALVI, from the coding sequence ATGGACCGGTCCGCGCTGATAGCCGTCGTCGCCGGAGCCTTGCAGGGTGTCTTCGAGTGGTTGCCCATCTCCAGCGAGGGCAACATCACCGTCTTTCTGACCGCGTTGGGGTCCTCGCCCGAGGCCGCGGTCCAGTTCTCGCTGTTCCTTCACGCCGGGACCGCGCTCTCGGCGGCGGCGTACTACCGCGACGAACTCCGCGACGTGCTGTCTGCGCTTCCGACGTGGCGGCCTCGGTCGGCGTTCGACCCCGGCGACCCCGCGGTTTCGACTGGCGGCGCGCCGACCGGCGGGGCGTCCGGTCGTTCGCCCGCCGTCAGCGAGCGCCCCACCCTCTCGTTCCTCGGGGTCGCCACGCTGGCCTCCGGCGTCGTCGGCATCGCGGCCTACACCACGCTCGAACACGTCGTCTCGTCACTCACCGGCGGCGCGTTCGTCGCGCTGGTGGGCCTCCTGCTCGTGCTGACGGGCGTCCTCCAGCGAGTCGCCGACGGGTTCCAGTTCGGCGGACGAACCGACCCCGACCTCACGGACGCCGTGCTGGTCGGCGCGCTTCAGGGGTTGGCCATCCTGCCCGGTGTCTCGCGGTCGGGAACCACGGCCTCGGCGCTCCTGTTCCGCGGCCACGACGGGCCGTCCTCGTTCAGACTCTCGTTTCTGCTGTCGATTCCCGCCGCGCTCGGGGCCGGCGTGCTGGTGCTTCTGACCACCGGAATTCCGTCTGTCGCGCCGACCGAGGCCGCGCTGGCGCTCGCCACCGCCGCGGTCGTGGGCTATCTGACCATCGACGCCCTGATGCGAGTCGTCGAGCGCGTGCCCTTCTGGGGCGTCTGTATCGGTCTGGGCGCGCTGGCGATGCTCGGCGGTGCCGCATTGGTGATATAA
- a CDS encoding class I SAM-dependent methyltransferase, with protein MVEKDAVRRGYDELAEEYAEQRPAEGRQMDLLGEFLEPVGESARLLDVGCGQGTPVLSRLAELGPAVGVDFSRSQLNLADEDVPEADLLQGDMTRLPVRDGAFDALTAYHSLIHVPHDEHQAVVDEFARVLRPGGRVLVSEGPNEWCGENPDWLDTGTEMQWHIAGADATRDHLRNAGFTVEDEWGTTDEFADEEERWVYFSAQLASSPDRR; from the coding sequence ATGGTCGAGAAGGATGCCGTTCGCCGCGGGTACGACGAGTTAGCCGAGGAGTACGCCGAACAGCGCCCGGCGGAGGGTCGCCAGATGGACCTCCTCGGCGAGTTCCTCGAACCTGTTGGGGAGTCGGCGCGGCTCCTCGACGTGGGATGTGGACAGGGGACGCCCGTCCTCTCCCGACTGGCCGAGTTGGGACCCGCCGTCGGCGTCGATTTCTCGCGCTCGCAACTGAATCTGGCCGACGAGGACGTTCCCGAGGCCGACCTCCTACAGGGCGACATGACGAGACTGCCGGTCCGGGACGGCGCGTTCGACGCGCTCACTGCCTACCACTCGCTGATTCACGTCCCGCACGACGAGCATCAGGCGGTCGTAGACGAGTTCGCGCGGGTCCTCCGACCCGGCGGTCGGGTACTGGTCTCGGAAGGCCCGAACGAGTGGTGCGGCGAGAACCCGGATTGGCTCGATACCGGCACCGAGATGCAGTGGCACATCGCCGGCGCGGACGCCACCCGCGACCACCTCCGGAACGCGGGGTTCACCGTCGAGGACGAGTGGGGCACCACCGACGAGTTCGCCGACGAGGAGGAACGCTGGGTGTACTTCTCTGCGCAACTGGCGTCGTCGCCCGACCGCCGCTGA
- a CDS encoding MATE family efflux transporter — protein sequence MVRFPNPVRLLILAVGQALARAGLVSAERVRRTTDLAWPRIVTGIARMSKNAVDVAMVGLAVGPVAIAGIGFATPYWGLAFSLGGGMAGGTIALVSQRYGADAHDELGVAVRASAAVVVAITLPVAAAFWLFPAELVSVMTDDAEAIRLGGEYLRILALGVPFAGLNLVGSRIYIGADDSWTPMLVRGGGALSNIAFSGLLIFGLGMGVTGAAIGTVLANVLVTGTFVAGLVAGRLPGVGDLPVKIDAFGTYLDRETVEDVVRIGLPVVGRNGVWTVAKFPMLAIVGLFGPSVVAAYVIARRIWGIMNTPGWGFGLASSSLVGQELGTGDELAAEEYARDIVLFSVATYVVAALLVGAFAEPIVGLFVGDSGDATVPVAVALVYAACVAVVGQGVKAGTAGPLDASGDTRWPFYSQIVGMFGAAIPIAYLGATTSLGLWGLYLSFVAETTIPAVINYYRFSTGKWKAISREFRPDQGAPADD from the coding sequence GTGGTACGCTTCCCGAATCCGGTTCGGTTGCTCATCCTCGCGGTCGGACAGGCGCTTGCCCGCGCCGGTCTGGTCTCGGCCGAGCGCGTTCGGCGGACGACAGACCTCGCGTGGCCCCGCATCGTCACCGGCATCGCTCGCATGTCGAAGAACGCGGTGGACGTGGCGATGGTCGGGTTGGCGGTCGGTCCCGTCGCAATCGCGGGCATCGGCTTCGCCACCCCCTATTGGGGACTGGCCTTCTCGCTCGGCGGCGGCATGGCCGGTGGGACCATCGCGCTGGTCTCCCAGCGATACGGCGCGGACGCCCACGACGAACTCGGCGTGGCGGTCCGGGCCAGCGCCGCGGTGGTCGTCGCCATTACGCTTCCGGTCGCGGCCGCCTTCTGGCTGTTCCCGGCGGAACTCGTCTCGGTCATGACCGACGACGCCGAGGCTATCCGACTCGGCGGGGAGTACCTCCGCATCCTCGCGCTCGGGGTCCCCTTCGCGGGTCTCAACCTCGTCGGGAGTCGCATCTACATCGGCGCTGACGACTCGTGGACCCCGATGCTGGTCCGGGGCGGCGGCGCGCTCTCGAACATCGCGTTCAGCGGCCTCCTCATCTTCGGCCTCGGGATGGGCGTCACCGGGGCCGCGATTGGGACCGTGCTGGCGAACGTCCTCGTGACCGGGACCTTCGTGGCCGGACTCGTCGCCGGGCGACTCCCCGGCGTGGGCGACCTACCCGTGAAAATCGACGCTTTCGGCACGTACCTCGACCGCGAGACCGTCGAGGACGTGGTGCGAATCGGTCTCCCGGTCGTCGGGCGCAACGGCGTCTGGACCGTCGCCAAGTTCCCGATGCTGGCCATCGTTGGCCTGTTCGGTCCGAGCGTGGTCGCGGCCTACGTCATCGCCCGCCGAATCTGGGGCATCATGAACACGCCCGGTTGGGGCTTCGGACTGGCCTCCAGCAGTCTGGTCGGCCAAGAACTCGGCACCGGCGACGAACTGGCCGCCGAGGAGTACGCCCGCGACATCGTGCTGTTCTCGGTAGCGACCTACGTCGTCGCGGCGCTACTGGTTGGCGCGTTCGCCGAGCCAATCGTCGGCCTGTTCGTCGGGGACTCCGGGGACGCCACGGTTCCGGTCGCCGTCGCGCTGGTCTACGCCGCCTGCGTGGCAGTCGTCGGACAGGGCGTCAAAGCCGGGACCGCCGGCCCGCTCGACGCCAGTGGCGACACCCGGTGGCCCTTCTACAGCCAAATCGTCGGGATGTTCGGGGCCGCCATCCCCATCGCGTACCTCGGTGCGACCACTTCGCTCGGCCTGTGGGGCCTCTACCTCTCGTTCGTCGCCGAGACGACGATTCCGGCCGTCATCAACTACTACCGGTTCTCGACCGGCAAGTGGAAGGCTATCAGCCGGGAGTTCCGGCCCGACCAAGGCGCGCCCGCCGACGACTGA
- a CDS encoding DUF2270 domain-containing protein, producing the protein MADSNDRQRDDSAGDGDEDDPGPDELPDDDPGDAFGRILGETVAGDPSAMTGMLGHFYRGQMSRVTTWRSRLDQTSYWAVTLLAALLTWVFSSPNNPHYLLLLAMGAMVTFLVVETRRYRAYDVWRERVRLLEQDLFAQMFDPGEDLPHPDWRRRLAADLRDPTVKTPMRVALARRLRRIYFPLLLVLLASWLVRITVFQPSETWRTTARIFGIPGVTVVAGVGLFYLAATAVVIYGVVSQGEREFHERDRTDPWRE; encoded by the coding sequence ATGGCGGACTCGAACGACCGACAGCGAGACGACTCGGCGGGAGACGGCGACGAGGACGACCCCGGCCCCGACGAGTTACCCGACGACGACCCCGGTGACGCATTCGGCCGGATTCTCGGCGAAACCGTGGCTGGCGACCCCTCGGCGATGACGGGGATGCTCGGTCACTTCTACCGCGGCCAGATGTCCCGAGTCACCACGTGGCGGAGCAGACTCGACCAGACCTCCTACTGGGCGGTCACCCTGCTGGCCGCCCTGCTGACGTGGGTGTTCTCCAGTCCGAACAATCCCCACTACCTCTTACTGCTCGCCATGGGCGCGATGGTGACGTTTCTCGTGGTCGAAACACGGCGCTACCGGGCCTACGACGTGTGGCGAGAGCGAGTCCGCCTGCTGGAACAGGACCTGTTCGCCCAGATGTTCGACCCCGGCGAGGACCTGCCCCACCCCGATTGGCGGCGGCGACTCGCCGCAGACCTCCGGGACCCGACGGTCAAGACGCCGATGCGGGTGGCGCTGGCCCGCCGGCTTCGCCGAATCTACTTCCCGCTTTTGCTCGTCCTGCTGGCGTCGTGGCTGGTCAGGATTACCGTGTTTCAGCCGAGCGAGACGTGGCGCACGACCGCGAGAATCTTCGGAATTCCGGGAGTCACAGTAGTCGCGGGCGTCGGCCTGTTCTACCTCGCGGCCACGGCGGTCGTGATTTACGGCGTCGTGAGTCAGGGCGAACGCGAGTTTCACGAGCGCGACCGGACCGACCCGTGGCGCGAGTGA
- a CDS encoding tRNA pseudouridine(54/55) synthase Pus10 has product MTILEDARRVAENGPVCDSCLGRCFADRSFGLTNAERGRSLRVASALEDDEPFEQTDPETCWVCEGESQRFDEYAETVAESLADWNFGTYQVGTRTPPLVEENEKLLRESADLPDDAGESFKSEFNREVGKRVGQLTGAEVDFGRPDVLALLNVNPERDELSDHAVEVQINSAFVYGRYKKLERDIPQTEWPCRECGGSGKQLAEGGGEEPCDHCGGSGYLYDESVEQLTTPPVLEAMDGEEALFHGAGREDVDALMLDTGRPFVIEVKRPRVRNVDTDALEAEINEFGDGKVEVTDLALATHDMVERVKELDASKTYRMDVAFDDDVTEQALAEAIEELRGTTIEQDTPQRVDHRRASLTRTRTVYDIDGHLEDARTGELEVHGEGGLYVKELVSGDEGRTTPSLAGLLGVGAEVTALDVVRVEGEDEAFDDPEYLKEEV; this is encoded by the coding sequence ATGACCATCCTCGAAGACGCCCGCCGAGTCGCCGAGAACGGCCCCGTCTGCGATTCCTGTCTGGGCCGGTGCTTCGCCGACCGGAGTTTCGGGCTGACCAACGCCGAGCGAGGACGCTCGCTCCGGGTCGCGTCTGCACTCGAAGACGACGAACCCTTCGAGCAGACCGACCCCGAGACCTGCTGGGTCTGCGAGGGCGAGAGCCAGCGGTTCGACGAGTACGCCGAGACGGTCGCCGAGTCGCTTGCGGACTGGAACTTCGGCACCTATCAGGTCGGGACGCGAACCCCGCCGCTGGTCGAGGAGAACGAGAAACTCCTCCGCGAGTCGGCCGACCTGCCAGACGACGCCGGCGAGTCCTTCAAGTCGGAGTTCAACCGGGAGGTCGGCAAGCGCGTCGGCCAACTCACCGGCGCGGAGGTCGATTTCGGCCGGCCCGACGTGTTGGCCCTCCTCAACGTCAATCCCGAGCGCGACGAACTCTCGGACCACGCCGTCGAGGTCCAAATCAACTCGGCGTTCGTCTACGGTCGGTACAAGAAATTGGAGCGCGACATCCCCCAGACAGAGTGGCCCTGCCGGGAGTGCGGTGGCTCCGGAAAGCAACTCGCGGAGGGCGGCGGCGAGGAGCCGTGTGACCACTGCGGCGGGTCGGGCTACCTCTACGACGAGAGCGTCGAGCAGTTGACCACCCCGCCGGTCTTGGAGGCGATGGACGGCGAGGAGGCCCTCTTCCACGGCGCGGGCAGAGAGGACGTGGACGCCCTGATGCTCGACACCGGACGGCCCTTCGTCATCGAGGTCAAGCGCCCTCGCGTTCGGAACGTGGACACCGACGCGCTCGAAGCCGAAATCAACGAGTTCGGCGACGGGAAGGTCGAAGTGACCGACCTCGCGTTGGCGACTCACGACATGGTAGAGCGCGTCAAGGAACTCGACGCCAGCAAGACCTACCGGATGGACGTGGCTTTCGACGACGACGTGACCGAGCAGGCCCTCGCAGAGGCCATCGAGGAGCTTCGAGGCACTACAATCGAGCAGGATACTCCTCAGCGCGTGGACCACCGCCGGGCCTCGCTCACCCGGACCCGGACCGTCTACGACATCGACGGCCACCTCGAAGACGCCCGCACCGGCGAACTCGAAGTTCACGGCGAGGGCGGCCTCTACGTCAAGGAACTCGTCTCTGGCGACGAGGGCCGGACCACCCCGAGTCTCGCGGGACTGCTGGGCGTCGGCGCTGAGGTCACGGCGCTCGACGTAGTTCGTGTCGAGGGCGAGGACGAGGCCTTCGACGACCCCGAGTACCTGAAAGAAGAAGTCTGA
- a CDS encoding DUF3368 domain-containing protein, translating to MTLVFDATPLIYLGKADRLDVLTNVKDDLVIPGRVCKEVVGDGMKQGYPDAKRINNRLRDGLFEQRTFDKDERFTNLVQNTALSPADTAVLLLADDIDGIAVMDEQHGREIAEVEGIETRGTAYLLLSLVKRGDLPTEEARETIDRMLDAGWHCSPNLYAKIVRKLDELAPE from the coding sequence ATGACGTTGGTCTTCGACGCGACACCTCTCATCTATCTCGGAAAAGCAGACCGACTAGACGTATTGACGAACGTGAAAGATGATCTCGTCATTCCGGGTCGAGTCTGCAAAGAGGTCGTTGGAGATGGTATGAAGCAAGGATACCCTGATGCAAAACGTATCAACAACCGTCTTCGAGACGGTCTCTTTGAACAGCGAACCTTCGACAAAGACGAACGATTCACCAATCTGGTGCAAAATACGGCGCTTAGTCCTGCAGATACAGCTGTACTTCTACTTGCGGACGACATCGATGGTATTGCTGTCATGGACGAGCAACACGGCCGAGAAATAGCCGAGGTAGAAGGTATCGAAACACGCGGAACAGCCTATCTGTTGCTTTCGCTGGTGAAACGTGGCGACCTCCCTACTGAAGAAGCCCGAGAAACAATCGACAGGATGCTCGATGCTGGCTGGCACTGTTCTCCGAACCTCTATGCCAAGATTGTCCGTAAACTCGACGAACTCGCGCCCGAATGA